The genomic interval AAGTCACAAAACGCTTAAAGAGAAGATTTTTTTTGAAACCATTGTCGCTAAAACGATTAATGGGGTGATTCTCCTTAACACCAAAGGGCAGATCACGTTTATCAATAACGCCGCAACAACGCTTTTGGGCTACTCTCTTAAAGAGGTCATCGGAAAAGATTCGCACGAGCTTATTCATGTTCATCCGCATGACACCACCAAAGAAGAGTGCCCTATTTTAAACTCAATGCGCTATCAAAGAACCTACCTCGGCGAAGAGGTTTTTCGTAAAAAAGGCGGAGAGCATTTTACCGTCCATCTCAATGCCACCCCTTTTGTACAAGATAACAACAACATTGGCTCGGTCATTATCTTTAGAGACATTAGCACAGAGAAAGAGGCGCAAAAAACCATTGAGCATTTGGCGTATTATGACTCACTCACAGAACTTCCCAATCGTAAACTCCTACTCGACCGCCTGAGTCATACGATTGCCAGTACCAAACGTGACCCTGAATATTGCGGACTTTTATTTATCGATCTGGATAATTTCAAATTTCTCAACGACACGAAAGGGCATGAATACGGTGACATGCTTCTGAAAATGGTTGCCAAACGGTTATCCAGTACGCTTCGTTTATGCGACACCGTTTCTCGATTTGGCGGCGATGAATTTGTCGTTTTAGTCACAAAACTAGGAGAAGACCCTTACGAAGCTAAAACGAAACTCAGAGAAATTGGGTATAAGCTTCTTCATGCAATTAATGAACCATTTCGACTGATAAACGTTGATTACACCTGTACAGCAAGCATTGGGGGAACGCTCTTTCATGATACCAACAAAACGATCAATGACATTTTAAAAGATGCCGACATCGCCATGTATGAAGTGAAAAAACAACATAAGAATGAGATCAAAATCGTTTAATATGAAACGCTAAAACTATTCCAGCCTTTTTTACATGTAAGGCTCAGTTTAAATCCATGCTTCTGCACTATCTTTTTAACAATGCTCAGCCCCAAACCAAAGCCCTCAACGCCTCTAGCATCATCACCTTGCGCAAACGGTTCACAGTAGTAATCCAACGCGTATTCAAGTGCTTCGCCTCTGCTTTTAACGCTGATGGTGCGCTCTTTTACTTCGATGAGAATGGGCTTTTGTGTTGTGTATTTGAGGGCATTATCGATTAAGTTTTTAAGCGCAATGCTAAGGTAATTGAGATCACCTTTGATCTCAAAAAGCTCATCCATGTGAAGCTCCACCAAGCTTTCATCATCAATGAGTGCGCGTGAAAGCGACTCAGAGACGAGCGTTTCGGCATTGAAACGCGTAAGGCTTAGTTGCTCCATATTAGCATTGAGCCTCTCTATATCTAAAAGCTCTTTGGTCAGTTCATCGATCTGTGAAATCGCTTTTTTAAGACTCTGCTGATATTTACTCTCTCCTAGCATTTCTAACGCAAGCTTGGATTTGGCAAGTGGCGTTCTTAGCTCATGCCCGATGTCACGAAGTAAGCGTTGACGCGAGAGAATGAGCGCTTCAATGTTAGAAGCCATAGCGTTAAAGGTATCCGAGAGTTTTCCAAGCTCGTTGGAACCAAAGTATTTCATCCTTACATGTAAAGCGCCCTCTCCAAATTCTTTGAGCGTTGAGGCGATCTGTTTGAGGGGAAAAAGAAGCTTCACAATCAGTAAGAAGATCACCACCAGTACAAAAATATCCGCAAAGATCAGGTAGGTCACCATGCCTTGCTGTAAAAAACTCTCGTCTTGTGCCCTATCTTGCACGAGCAAACTTTCATCCAAATAACGCATCAGCAAAAGATACCTGCCTTTTGCATCCATCAAAATTTTCACTTCACCAAAAGAGCTGCTTTTTTCATAAATACTCTTGGAGTGTTCCAGCACATGTTGAGTCTCAGTAATCACTTCAAAATCAAACGCCTGAAGTCTTTTTGTAAGGGCAGTTGAATCATTATTAGAAAGGTCACGAAAGAGTTCTGTTGAGGCTTGAAGGTATTTCTCTTTTAAGAGCATCTCTATTTTGGCTTGGGTGAGCTGATTGGTTTCGCGTGAGACAAACAGCATCAACGAAAGACTAACTAAAAAAAGTAAAAAGAGTTTGGTAAAAATGGACATCTTAACCGACCATTTTGTAGCCAATACCCCAAACGGACTTGATGTATTTGGGATTTTTGGAATCATCGCCTATTTTAGCTCTCAAATTGCTGATGTGCATATCGACCGTGCGGTCTTTGGAGTTGTAACCAATGCCATTAATCGCGTTGAAAATCACCTCACGCGAAAACACTTTGCCTTGGTTGGAGAGCAAAAGAAGCAAGATGTCAAACTCAATTTTGGTGAGATCCAAAAGATAGCCTTCCAAAGAGACTTCCATCTTCGCTTCATCGATCTCAAAATCCCCCACTCTCTTTTTTGAGAGGGTATTTCTACGCAAAAAGGAGTTAATTTTTAAGACTAATTCTCTGGGTTCATACGGCTTTGCAAGGTAATCATCCGCGCCCACGCCGTAGCCTAAGATTTTATCGCTGAGTTCATTGCGTGCCGAGGAGATAATAATATGCGCATCACTCATGGAGCGAATTTCTTTACACACATCAAAACCATCCATTTGTGGAAGCATCAGATCGAGGACGATTACTTTGTACTGTGTCGGGTCGGCTTTAAGATCGACAAGCGCATCTTTGGGTTTATCGTAAGCTTGAACCTCAAAGTCGTAATTTTGCAGGTAATCACTAATGAGCGATTGCATCTCCAAATCATCTTCGATGAGTAAAACTTTCTCGCTCATTCGACTTCCCACTCTTCAAGGTTATGGGCGAATTTTTGGCGTTGTTCAGGGGTTAAAAGGGTGTGCATTTGAAGTAAAAAGCGGCTCTCTACTGTACTGGCTTTTTGGCTGATCGCTTGGTTGATTTTCTGCAAATCCTCTTCGTTTAAAACCTCACGCGTCACTAAACGCTCTTTTTCATCTTCCATCTTCTCTTTGAACTCACGAAAGGCTTTGATATCGACTCGAAACTGCTTAATAATGCTTTTTGCAACCTCTTTCTGCTCAGAGGTTAACTCCAAAGAAGAGAGATCTTTGCTAAGGTGATGCTCTTTTTTACCATCACTGGCATACAATGAGAATGCAAGTAAAAAGATAAGAAGTAACTTCATTTAAAGCCTTTTGATGTCTCGATTGTTGAGTAAGCCATTTTCAATAGTATCATGGCATGCCTTACAATTGGATGGTTTTCCGATCTCTTTTTGCTCATAAACCGCTTTATCAATCTTTTTGTGGCGATTTTTCCAAAAAGGTGTTTCGGTGATGGCAAGATAGGTTTTCTCTTTTTCCAAGCTTGCTAGAATACGCAAGGAAGACTCTTTCGTAGAAGACTCTGCGCTGTTTTTCACTAAAAATGCTTTGATCGACTCTGTGGTTGCAGCGTCCAGTGAGGCATCATCGCCAAAATGGTTTTCCAATGTGTCCATCATGCTCACCCACGATTTTGAAGGGAGTAAAAAAGGAGGAAAGAGTGTATGGCAACTGATACACTCTTTGTAAAAGGCAGGATTCTCTTTGGCATAGTCCATTTTAGGATTACCATCGGCGATCAAAAGACTATTGGGTGCTACAAGCATATAAACAAATGCGAAAATGGAAATAGAAATAGCAGCAATGCCAAAGGCTTTTTGCACCAATGTGAGTTTGATACCCTCTTCGTTGCCCATTTTATAGCCATCGACCATAGACTCCAACACGCGTGATTTATGAAAAAATTTATCGAGTAAAACGCCTGCAATATGCGCGAAGATAACCGCCATTAAAACATTGGAGAAAAACTCATGCACCTCTTTGAAAAGCTTCATATCGCGAAACATCGTGTGGTTCATAAAGGAAAACACGCCCATGCCCTCTTTGACACCGTATGTTAACGCTCCTGTTATAACGGCTAAAAAAGTCAAAACAATCATCGCGATAATGGCATAACTCGAAGCTGGATTGTGTCCAATGTACTCTTTTTTGTTTCCAAAAGTGGAGAACATATACTCTTTTAAATCGCTAAGATTGAAGTTAAAATCTTTAAATTGAGAGTATTTGACATCCATAAAACCCCACAGAATTCTAAAAAGAAAAAGCAGTGCGAGTGTGTACCCCAGCGCTACATGTAACGTGAGCAGACGTTTGACTTCGGGGGTTAAAAACACCGCTAACATCATGACCATCAAAAGAGCATGTGAGGCTCTGGTGTAAAGCCCCCAGACTAAAATCTTTTTCATTCCCATCTCCCGTAATTTGGAATGACAATAGCACGTTCGCTGTAATTGCCTTTATCCGCCGTTGTATGACAGGCTAAACAGTTTGAAAGCGAGCCAACCTCTTTTTGGGTGATCACGTTTGCAGGAATTTTGCGATGCTCTTTGATGAAATAAGGCGACTTCGTAATCTGCATCGTGCTGTTGTTAGCAGTCATCTTACCACTTCCTGCATTACTTACAAGATAGTTTAAAATCTGCTCACTTTCAACCTTGCCTAAAGAAGCATCGGTGCCAAAGTGATCGCTTAGATTTCCCATCACTTTTCCCCATGAGGCTTTGTTTAAAAGGGCTGGCTGATACCCAAAATGGCAACTCGCACACTCTTTTTGATACTGTGCGTTATCGGCGGGTGCGACACTGCCTGCAAAGGCAAAGCTCAGTCCAAGTGCTGTTATTAAAAGTGTCTTTTTCATCGTATCTCCTTATTGGTTAATGATGTAGGTGAGCACGTCACCTTTTTCAAGCGCACTTCCCTCACGCGCAAACACATCGTTAAAATTACGTCTCAGCCACTTTTCGACCTCAGCAACATCGGTAAGTCGTGCAGGATTTGCAGAAGGTGCAAGGGCGGTGATAGGCTTGTTGGTATTGACATTTTGCCCACCGTTTTTGAGATTGATTGTATGACAGGTGGTGCAACTCATCTCGCTTCCTTTTTTTCCCGTCTGTTTGGAGAAAAAAAGTGTTTCGCCTCGCTTGGCATCAAAGCCCGTGAAACTTGGGTTTGCAGCTTTTGCTTCGGCACTCAAAGTATCCATATAGGTTTTCATGGGGGCATTGAACTCTTTAGCATTGAGTAATGTCAGTGTCAGTAGTATAAAACAGAGTGTTTTTTTCATGGTTAACTCCTAAATTGATACTGAAATCTTAGGACAACAGTGTCAATTTAGGGTTGACGTTTCCTTTACACTTTCTTTACATGTAAAGAGTTAGAGCTGATCCGTTCGTGGCTCAAACGGTGAGATATTGTTGAGAAACAAAGCTCCATATGGTGTCTGTTTTTCGATGTCATAGTAGCAATCAATCAGCGTTTTATCCGAAACTATGGCGCCTTTAATGATGCGAAGAATCTTAGCAGCATCGGTGCGGATGATGTGGCTTGGCGCTTGGGAAGCAGAAGTAAAGTAGCGGTGCATGCGGTAGATCAATTTTTTGTTTTGAATCTCAACAATCAAAGAGTCAATCGGCATTTTGAAAAACATAAAATTTTGCTTGACGTTGATGGAGATGTACGCCGTATCCATGCCGTAGATCTTCGTGGAATGCGAGTCAAAAAAGTAGAGGCTTTTGTTGTAGTTGTCATAAAAGGTGTCGTGCATGAGCTCTAAGATTTGTATTTTTTCACTCTTTGTGTAAAAATTGCCTATATGTGAAAAGGCAAAACGCAACAACGATTCGATGGAGTACCACTCGGTTGATTCAAACGCATAATTGGAAATTTGTTCATAGCGCAGTTTTTTAAGCGCCACTGCTTCGGCGGAAATCACCCGTTTGTAGGGTGTAGGAACCACTTTGTCTCGATATGCGGGGCCTGGAAATTGTGGATGAATGACAAATCGATCTTGCGCCTCTTTGTCCAAAATGTACCGAAGTCCACCCTCATACCCTTGATCGATAATGCGTATCTCATCTTTTGGTATATGCTCCAACATATCTTCAAAATCAACCCCATTGCACTCACTCTCCCAAATCGTAGGAGGATAACGAAAGAATTTTGAGATGGAAGTTTTAACCTCAGAGGAAGGTTCTTTGGTGACCAGTTTGTCGATCCATGCAGTGAGGGTTCTGCGGTCTTTGTTGATGATGGAGGCAAACTTGGAGATGCTAAGACCCGAGCGATTGTAAATCGCAACAATTTTCTCGATGGCGTTATCGTACATGAAGCTCACCTTAGTACTTTTTAACTACATTATGTATAAAAACTGTACGAGTCTAGCATCTATGTCTGAAAATTGTCTTAAAAAATCAAAACTAGTACACTGAACTCAACCTTAAGTCGTTATATAATTGTTCAAAATTTGTACTACAGGAGATGTCAGTGTCATTGAAGTATGAGTCAACTTACAAAGAGTCCATTGAGAACCCAGAGAAATTTTGGGCACAAGCGGCGACGAAAGTGCATTGGTACCACCAATGGGACAAAGTCTTAGATGTCGTCGACAACCATTATCGATGGTTTGTTGGCGGGTGCATGAACAGCTGTTACAATGCGCTGGATTTGCACATTGACAATGGCAGAGGTGACCAACTGGCGATCATTTATGACTCACCTGTTACGGACACCAAAAAAACCTACACCTACAGGGAACTGCGCCAAAGAGTCTCCAAAACCGCTTCCATTCTTGTGAACAAAGGTGTAGTGAAGGGAGATCGCGTTGTTATCTACATGCCGATGATTCCCGAAGCCGTCATCGCGATGCTTGCATGTGCGCGCATTGGGGCGATTCACTCTGTTGTGTTTGGTGGATTTGCAGCGCACGAACTCGCCACACGCATCGACGATGCGAAGCCTCGTGTCATCATCAGTGCGTCATGCGGTATCGAGATCAGTAAGCTTATCAAATACAAACCGCTTTTGGATGAAGCAATCAAACAATCGACCCATAAACCTACCACCTGCCTTATCTGGCAACGTCCGCAAGAGCGCGCCAATATGCTTCCATGGCGTGACATCGACTGGGAAGTTGAAGAAGAAAAAGCAGGCTTGGTTGAGTGCGTTCCTGTTGATGCAACCGATCCGCTTTACATTCTCTACACCTCAGGAACCACAGGCAAACCCAAAGGCGTTATCCGCAGTAATGGCGGTCACTCCGTTGCGATGAAATGGTCGATGGACAATGTCTACAATGCAAAACCGGGTGATGTTTTTTGGGCGGCGAGTGATGTGGGTTGGGTTGTCGGACACTCGTACATCGTCTATGGTCCACTGATGAACGGATGTACCACGGTTGTGTACGAAGGAAAGCCTGTACGAACACCCAATCCTGGGGCTTTTTGGAGAGTGTGCTGTGAGCATAAAGTCAATATCCTCTTTGCCGCCCCAACCGCGTTTCGTGCGATCAAAAAAGAAGATAGCCAAGGCGAATGGGTTAAAAAATATGACCTCAGTGCGCTTAAAAGCATCTTCCTAGCAGGCGAGCGTTGTGATAGCGATACGTTAGAGTGGATCACCAAAATCACCAATAAACCAGCGATTGATCACTGGTGGCAAACCGAAACAGGTTGGGCGATTGCTGCTAATCCGATGGGACTTGACCCGATGCCGATTAAAGCGGGTTCTCCCACCAAACCAATGCCTGGATTTAACCTCAAAGTACTCGATGAACAAGGCAATGAGTGCAAACCAAGCCAACTGGGCAACTTGGTACTCAAGCTCCCTCTTCCACCGTCATGTTTGATGAGCATTTGGTCGGATGACACGCGCTACAAAAAGTCCTACCTTAGCTTTTACCCAGGCTATTACCTCACAGGCGATAGCGGCTACATCGATGAAGATGGCTATGTATGGGTTATGGGCAGGATGGATGGCGTTATCAACGTCGCAGGACACCGTCTCTCTACAGGCGAAATGGAAGAGGTTATCTCCAAACATCCCGATGTGGCAGAGTGTGCTGTTATTGGCGTGGATGATGAACTTAAAGGTGAAGTACCGATGGCGTTTGTCGTTTTAAAAGATGGCATTGAGCGCGATCATCGCTCTATCGCCGATGGTGTGGTACAGTTGGTGCGTGAGGAGATCGGCGCGGTTGCGGCCCTTAAGCTAGCAACTGTCATCGAAAAATTGCCTAAAACACGTAGTGGTAAGATACTCAGAGCCACCATGCGATCCATCGCAGATGGTAAAGAGTGGAGTATACCTTCTACCATTGAAGATGAAAGCGTGTTAGCAGAAATTCAAACATCCATCGGAAAACTGGGATACCCCATCCCTAAAAAAGGAAAAAAATGAGTATGAAGAGCGCAGGTGCACAGTTTAGAAAAGCCGTTAAAGAGAATCATCCGCTTCAAATCGTCGGTGTCATCAACGCCTACAGTGCGATGCAAGCAGAGCGCGTGGGTCATAAAGCCCTTTACCTCAGTGGTGCAGGCGTTGCGAATGCGAGCATCGGGCTACCCGATCTGGGTATGACCAATTTAGAAGATGTCTGCATCGATGTCAGACGCATCACCAGTGCGAGTTCATTGCCTCTGTTGGTTGATGCGGATACAGGCTGGGGAGGTGCGTTTAACATCGCGCGTACCATCAAAGAACTGACCCGTGCAGGTGCGGCGGCATGTCACATCGAAGATCAAGTCGCTCAAAAACGTTGCGGTCATCGTCCCAATAAAGAACTCGTGAGCAAAGAAGAGATGTGTGATCGCATCAAAGCTGCGATGGACGGCAAAATCGATGACGAATTTGTCGTCATGGCACGCACCGATGCACACGCCATGGAAGGTCAAGCAGCAGCACTTGAACGTGCTCAAGCGTATGTTGAAGCAGGGGCTGATATGATCTTTGCCGAAGCGATCCATACCCTCGAAGAGTACAAACAATTTACAAAAATCATTAAAGTACCTGTGCTTGCCAACATCACCGAATTTGGACAAACACCCTACTTTACATGTAACGAGTTGGAATCCGTTGGAATCGCTATGGTGCTCTATCCACTCTCAGGTTTTCGCGCGATGAATCAAGCCGCCTTAACCGTCTTTAAAGACATCTTAAAAAATGGCAGTCAGAAAAATTCGATTCCACTCATGCAAACGCGTACAGAGCTTTACGACATGTTGAACTACCACGCTTTTGAAGAGAAGATTGACGCTTTGTTTACATGTAAAGATCAAAATTAATTCAGCCACTTGAGTGCCCTCGTGGCTAATGTTACAAAAGTATAAAGGATAAAAAATGGAAGCAAAAGAGACAAAAAAAACGGGTGGACTCGCAGGTGTTGTTGCAGGGCGTTCTGCAATTTGTACCGTCGGAACAGGGCATGGACTCAATTATCGAGGTTATGACATCTATGATCTGGCAAAAAATGCAACCTTTGAAGAGGTCTCCTACCTCTTAACCAAAGGCGTTTTACCCACACAAAGCGAGCTTGAAACCTATAAACAAGAGCTTATTAAAGCGCGTGCATTACCCGATGCACTCAAAGTGGTGCTTCGCACACTGCCTAGAAACGCTCACCCAATGGACATTATGCGCACTGGCTGTTCAACACTAGGATGTTTAGAACCAGAAGCCGATAATTTTAGCGACCAAGCTTCTAAGATTACCCGTTTGATGGGCATTTTTCCCTCCATCTTACTCTACTGGCATCATTACCATGTTAATGGCAAAGAGCTTGACACGACCAGCTCCCAAGATACGATTGGTGGTTATTTTCTAGAAAAACTGCACAACAAACAACCCAGCGAACTGTGGATCAAAGCGATGCACGTCTCGTTGATTCTCTACGCGGAGCATGAATTTAACGCGTCAACGTTTGCTGCACGCATTGGAGCGTCTACGCTCTCTGACATCTATTCTGCTATCACCGCGGCAATTGGTGTGCTTCGAGGGCCTTTGCACGGAGGGGCGAATGAAGCGGCGATGGAGCTTATTTCAGAATATAAATCCGTGCATGAAGCAACGCGTGGCATTTATGAAAAACTAGAGAATAAAGCCAAAATTATGGGCTTTGGGCATCGTGTCTATGTGAGTAACGACCCACGCAACATTGTCATCAAAGAGTGGTCACGCAAACTAGCAGACGATGTGGGCAATACAAACATCTTCCCCATTTCTGAGGTCATTGAAAAAATCATGTGGGATGAGAAAAAACTCTTTCCAAATCTTGATTTTTACAGCGCTTCAACCTATCATTTCATGGGCATTCCAACGGCCTATTTTACGCCAATATTTGTGATGAGCCGAACAGCAGGTTGGGCGGCACATGTGGTCGAACAACGAGGCGACAACAAACTCATTCGCCCCAATTCAGAGTACATAGGACCCGAAAATCGAGCCTATGTTGACATCAAAAACCGATAATAAAAGGAACAGTATGAGTACAGATATGGGTATTTTAGATACCAAGCGACCCGAGTTTGACCCCCTTTTAACCGACATTGCACGCTATGCCTCAGAGTTTGTTATTAAAAGCGATGATGCGTACGACACCGCACGTTACTGTTTGATGGATACGCTAGGATGTGGACTGTTGAGCTTAAAATTCCCGCAATGCACCAAGCTTTTAGGTCCCGTCGTCCCTGGTGCTTCTATGCCACACTTGGGGGCAAAAGTGCCAGGAACTTCGTATCAGCTTGATCCTGAGCGTGCCGCGTTTAACGTAGGGACGATGGTGCGATGGCTTGATTTTAACGACACATGGTTAGCGGCGGAATGGGGACATCCTAGCGATAACTTAGGCGCTATCTGGGCGGTGGGCGATTACATCAGCCGTCGCAATATCAGTGAGGGAAAAGCGCCCCTTAAAGTCAAAGACATTTTAACTGCAATGATCAAAGCGCATGAAATTCAAGGTATTTTAGCGCTTGAAAACTGCTTCAACAAAGAGGGAATGGATCATGTGCTTT from Sulfurospirillum multivorans DSM 12446 carries:
- a CDS encoding ArsS family sensor histidine kinase — translated: MIPKIPNTSSPFGVLATKWSVKMSIFTKLFLLFLVSLSLMLFVSRETNQLTQAKIEMLLKEKYLQASTELFRDLSNNDSTALTKRLQAFDFEVITETQHVLEHSKSIYEKSSSFGEVKILMDAKGRYLLLMRYLDESLLVQDRAQDESFLQQGMVTYLIFADIFVLVVIFLLIVKLLFPLKQIASTLKEFGEGALHVRMKYFGSNELGKLSDTFNAMASNIEALILSRQRLLRDIGHELRTPLAKSKLALEMLGESKYQQSLKKAISQIDELTKELLDIERLNANMEQLSLTRFNAETLVSESLSRALIDDESLVELHMDELFEIKGDLNYLSIALKNLIDNALKYTTQKPILIEVKERTISVKSRGEALEYALDYYCEPFAQGDDARGVEGFGLGLSIVKKIVQKHGFKLSLTCKKGWNSFSVSY
- a CDS encoding response regulator transcription factor, which gives rise to MSEKVLLIEDDLEMQSLISDYLQNYDFEVQAYDKPKDALVDLKADPTQYKVIVLDLMLPQMDGFDVCKEIRSMSDAHIIISSARNELSDKILGYGVGADDYLAKPYEPRELVLKINSFLRRNTLSKKRVGDFEIDEAKMEVSLEGYLLDLTKIEFDILLLLLSNQGKVFSREVIFNAINGIGYNSKDRTVDMHISNLRAKIGDDSKNPKYIKSVWGIGYKMVG
- a CDS encoding Spy/CpxP family protein refolding chaperone, with translation MKLLLIFLLAFSLYASDGKKEHHLSKDLSSLELTSEQKEVAKSIIKQFRVDIKAFREFKEKMEDEKERLVTREVLNEEDLQKINQAISQKASTVESRFLLQMHTLLTPEQRQKFAHNLEEWEVE
- a CDS encoding cytochrome b/b6 domain-containing protein — encoded protein: MKKILVWGLYTRASHALLMVMMLAVFLTPEVKRLLTLHVALGYTLALLFLFRILWGFMDVKYSQFKDFNFNLSDLKEYMFSTFGNKKEYIGHNPASSYAIIAMIVLTFLAVITGALTYGVKEGMGVFSFMNHTMFRDMKLFKEVHEFFSNVLMAVIFAHIAGVLLDKFFHKSRVLESMVDGYKMGNEEGIKLTLVQKAFGIAAISISIFAFVYMLVAPNSLLIADGNPKMDYAKENPAFYKECISCHTLFPPFLLPSKSWVSMMDTLENHFGDDASLDAATTESIKAFLVKNSAESSTKESSLRILASLEKEKTYLAITETPFWKNRHKKIDKAVYEQKEIGKPSNCKACHDTIENGLLNNRDIKRL
- a CDS encoding diheme cytochrome c, which codes for MKKTLLITALGLSFAFAGSVAPADNAQYQKECASCHFGYQPALLNKASWGKVMGNLSDHFGTDASLGKVESEQILNYLVSNAGSGKMTANNSTMQITKSPYFIKEHRKIPANVITQKEVGSLSNCLACHTTADKGNYSERAIVIPNYGRWE
- a CDS encoding DUF1924 domain-containing protein, which translates into the protein MKKTLCFILLTLTLLNAKEFNAPMKTYMDTLSAEAKAANPSFTGFDAKRGETLFFSKQTGKKGSEMSCTTCHTINLKNGGQNVNTNKPITALAPSANPARLTDVAEVEKWLRRNFNDVFAREGSALEKGDVLTYIINQ
- a CDS encoding propionyl-CoA synthetase; its protein translation is MSLKYESTYKESIENPEKFWAQAATKVHWYHQWDKVLDVVDNHYRWFVGGCMNSCYNALDLHIDNGRGDQLAIIYDSPVTDTKKTYTYRELRQRVSKTASILVNKGVVKGDRVVIYMPMIPEAVIAMLACARIGAIHSVVFGGFAAHELATRIDDAKPRVIISASCGIEISKLIKYKPLLDEAIKQSTHKPTTCLIWQRPQERANMLPWRDIDWEVEEEKAGLVECVPVDATDPLYILYTSGTTGKPKGVIRSNGGHSVAMKWSMDNVYNAKPGDVFWAASDVGWVVGHSYIVYGPLMNGCTTVVYEGKPVRTPNPGAFWRVCCEHKVNILFAAPTAFRAIKKEDSQGEWVKKYDLSALKSIFLAGERCDSDTLEWITKITNKPAIDHWWQTETGWAIAANPMGLDPMPIKAGSPTKPMPGFNLKVLDEQGNECKPSQLGNLVLKLPLPPSCLMSIWSDDTRYKKSYLSFYPGYYLTGDSGYIDEDGYVWVMGRMDGVINVAGHRLSTGEMEEVISKHPDVAECAVIGVDDELKGEVPMAFVVLKDGIERDHRSIADGVVQLVREEIGAVAALKLATVIEKLPKTRSGKILRATMRSIADGKEWSIPSTIEDESVLAEIQTSIGKLGYPIPKKGKK
- the prpB gene encoding methylisocitrate lyase; the protein is MKSAGAQFRKAVKENHPLQIVGVINAYSAMQAERVGHKALYLSGAGVANASIGLPDLGMTNLEDVCIDVRRITSASSLPLLVDADTGWGGAFNIARTIKELTRAGAAACHIEDQVAQKRCGHRPNKELVSKEEMCDRIKAAMDGKIDDEFVVMARTDAHAMEGQAAALERAQAYVEAGADMIFAEAIHTLEEYKQFTKIIKVPVLANITEFGQTPYFTCNELESVGIAMVLYPLSGFRAMNQAALTVFKDILKNGSQKNSIPLMQTRTELYDMLNYHAFEEKIDALFTCKDQN
- the prpC gene encoding bifunctional 2-methylcitrate synthase/citrate synthase, whose product is MEAKETKKTGGLAGVVAGRSAICTVGTGHGLNYRGYDIYDLAKNATFEEVSYLLTKGVLPTQSELETYKQELIKARALPDALKVVLRTLPRNAHPMDIMRTGCSTLGCLEPEADNFSDQASKITRLMGIFPSILLYWHHYHVNGKELDTTSSQDTIGGYFLEKLHNKQPSELWIKAMHVSLILYAEHEFNASTFAARIGASTLSDIYSAITAAIGVLRGPLHGGANEAAMELISEYKSVHEATRGIYEKLENKAKIMGFGHRVYVSNDPRNIVIKEWSRKLADDVGNTNIFPISEVIEKIMWDEKKLFPNLDFYSASTYHFMGIPTAYFTPIFVMSRTAGWAAHVVEQRGDNKLIRPNSEYIGPENRAYVDIKNR